One Candidatus Omnitrophota bacterium genomic window carries:
- a CDS encoding ELM1/GtrOC1 family putative glycosyltransferase — MLDLIASYIVRGLNAVFHVMPMGLNLWAGRAFGYLIYLLSGKRRKVTYRNIRAAFASEKSPRDIRRLTIGTYRNMVQTFVEILALTKVDREYLEKHLEIINSENLGKAASNPRGMIMVSAHFGNWEMSTVASVFQGYPLYLLARDQKMQRLNELLNRLRESKGNIVIRKGADIKNLFRVLKEGKSVGILADQNAGPNGKLVNLFGRPASTAVGPYRFAQKTGAWILPAFIHRVDGPYHQAVLEEPMVIGKNEDITPYVEKYNELLEKHVRKSPDQWMWMHKKWKLTPVRKVLVLDDGKKGHFKQSMAVAGTAGRYWKEKRNMPEGALEVKTVSVKFKSRVRRTILNMFSPLYGDLFQGRPFLLKWALEPGSYDAIISVYADVVISCGSALYGVNRLVSSENGAKNLTIMDPGRMNRWGFDLIVLPRHDVVRKGLSPIGANVVVTDMPPTLVDISELEDLRGKERNGLDGIKCVGVLIGGENRFYTFSEATARDISEALSGSCGDTGTRFMLTTSRRTPPDADKTFQDMLREDERCLKFVSGKSDNDAKTVDKILASSDIVFVTGDSISMVSEAVSSGRPVFVIMPDKKRRGKTKYDVFVDELAGRGYLKKLRREVLAEDMRTAMTTGMAARHLPEDMDELYSKIEKVF, encoded by the coding sequence TTGCTGGACTTGATAGCGTCTTACATAGTCAGGGGTCTTAACGCCGTTTTTCATGTTATGCCGATGGGTTTGAACCTCTGGGCCGGCCGGGCGTTCGGTTATCTCATTTATCTTCTGAGCGGGAAACGCCGTAAGGTAACGTACAGGAATATCCGGGCGGCGTTCGCGTCCGAAAAAAGTCCCCGCGACATCAGGAGATTGACCATAGGCACGTATCGAAACATGGTCCAGACGTTCGTGGAGATATTGGCGCTTACCAAGGTTGACCGGGAATACCTGGAAAAGCATCTGGAGATAATCAACAGCGAGAACCTGGGAAAAGCCGCTTCCAACCCGCGGGGGATGATAATGGTGTCGGCGCATTTCGGTAATTGGGAAATGAGCACCGTGGCCAGTGTTTTCCAGGGGTATCCCCTGTACCTCTTGGCCAGAGACCAGAAAATGCAGAGGCTTAACGAACTTCTTAACCGCCTGCGGGAGTCTAAGGGTAACATTGTGATACGGAAGGGTGCTGATATTAAGAACCTTTTCCGGGTACTCAAGGAAGGTAAGAGCGTGGGTATACTGGCCGATCAGAACGCCGGCCCCAATGGTAAGCTCGTCAACCTCTTCGGGCGACCGGCCTCTACGGCTGTGGGACCATACAGGTTCGCGCAAAAAACAGGTGCCTGGATATTACCGGCCTTTATACACCGCGTGGACGGCCCTTACCATCAGGCCGTCCTGGAGGAACCTATGGTCATCGGCAAGAACGAGGATATAACGCCGTATGTGGAAAAATATAACGAGCTCCTGGAGAAACATGTAAGAAAGTCCCCGGACCAATGGATGTGGATGCATAAGAAGTGGAAGCTGACCCCTGTACGTAAAGTGCTCGTGCTGGACGATGGGAAGAAGGGGCATTTCAAACAGTCCATGGCCGTGGCCGGTACGGCAGGTCGTTACTGGAAAGAAAAAAGGAACATGCCGGAAGGAGCTTTGGAAGTAAAGACGGTGTCCGTGAAGTTCAAGAGCCGCGTGAGGCGTACTATCCTGAACATGTTCTCGCCACTATACGGTGACCTCTTTCAGGGGCGTCCTTTCCTGCTGAAATGGGCGCTTGAACCGGGAAGTTATGACGCTATCATCTCCGTATACGCTGATGTCGTGATAAGTTGCGGCTCGGCGCTTTACGGGGTCAACAGGCTGGTCTCGTCGGAGAATGGCGCCAAGAACCTGACCATAATGGACCCGGGACGGATGAACCGCTGGGGGTTCGACCTTATCGTGCTGCCCCGGCACGACGTGGTAAGGAAGGGGCTGTCGCCCATAGGGGCTAACGTCGTGGTCACCGATATGCCGCCCACGCTGGTCGATATATCGGAACTCGAGGACCTTAGGGGTAAGGAGAGGAACGGTCTTGATGGGATAAAATGTGTCGGCGTGCTTATAGGAGGGGAGAACAGGTTCTACACGTTCAGCGAGGCGACGGCCAGGGATATATCCGAAGCGCTGTCGGGTTCGTGTGGGGATACCGGGACCCGGTTCATGTTGACCACGTCCAGAAGAACGCCTCCGGACGCCGACAAGACGTTCCAGGACATGCTCCGGGAGGATGAGAGATGCCTTAAATTCGTTTCGGGAAAAAGCGACAATGACGCGAAAACGGTGGACAAGATACTGGCCTCGAGCGATATAGTGTTCGTGACGGGGGACAGTATATCAATGGTTTCCGAAGCGGTTTCATCCGGCAGGCCCGTTTTCGTGATAATGCCCGACAAGAAACGCCGGGGAAAGACCAAATACGATGTTTTTGTGGACGAACTGGCCGGACGGGGATACCTTAAGAAGCTTCGCAGGGAGGTCCTTGCGGAGGATATGCGCACGGCCATGACCACCGGGATGGCCGCGCGGCATCTTCCGGAAGATATGGATGAACTATACTCCAAGATAGAAAAGGTTTTTTGA
- the lpxK gene encoding tetraacyldisaccharide 4'-kinase has product MGDLRLWITGVMKDEGARPALLPLKWVLWALSLLYGAGIWFVDLAYRRGFRKTTKVDVPVISVGNITAGGTGKTPFSLYIVRELAGRGCRPAILTRGYGRDEDKMLAGELPEVPVVVGRDRVKSAAYAVSKGCDVLVMDDGFQHRALERDLDIVLVDADSMAGNTGLLPRGPFRERISALSRADIVVVTGTSEMGEAQRNTVLSRLGNVISGKLVAESIRRPVSLSDVSGKNTSLGNAKNKKVLLVSGIASPGSFELIAGRCGMELTGHMVYDDHHAYTASDVEEIGGRFAASGADNIVVTKKDMVKLAELELGVLRDKILALNVDMDIVRGKESVLAGLDSVLHSQGS; this is encoded by the coding sequence ATGGGCGATCTGAGACTTTGGATCACGGGGGTCATGAAGGACGAAGGGGCGCGTCCCGCGCTGCTACCTCTGAAGTGGGTGTTGTGGGCGCTGTCACTTCTTTATGGCGCGGGCATATGGTTCGTGGACCTGGCTTACAGGAGGGGATTCAGGAAAACGACCAAAGTGGATGTGCCGGTCATAAGTGTCGGCAACATAACCGCGGGAGGTACCGGCAAAACGCCGTTCTCTCTGTATATCGTGCGCGAACTCGCGGGCAGGGGATGCCGTCCCGCCATCCTGACAAGGGGGTATGGCCGGGACGAGGATAAGATGCTTGCCGGGGAGTTGCCGGAAGTACCTGTAGTGGTAGGCAGGGACAGGGTCAAGTCCGCAGCTTATGCCGTGTCCAAGGGGTGCGATGTCCTGGTCATGGATGACGGGTTCCAGCACCGCGCGCTCGAGAGGGACCTTGATATAGTGCTTGTGGACGCGGATTCTATGGCGGGGAATACGGGCCTTTTGCCACGCGGGCCTTTCAGGGAACGTATAAGCGCGCTTTCGAGGGCGGATATCGTGGTCGTTACGGGAACGTCTGAAATGGGAGAGGCGCAAAGGAACACCGTATTATCCCGGCTGGGTAACGTCATTTCAGGGAAGCTGGTCGCGGAATCCATCCGCCGGCCCGTTTCTCTGTCCGATGTCTCGGGAAAGAACACCTCTCTGGGGAACGCGAAGAACAAGAAGGTCCTGCTCGTGAGCGGTATAGCGTCACCGGGTTCGTTCGAGCTTATCGCCGGGCGATGCGGGATGGAATTGACCGGCCATATGGTATATGATGACCATCACGCGTATACCGCCTCAGATGTCGAGGAGATAGGGGGCCGCTTCGCGGCTTCCGGAGCGGATAATATCGTGGTCACAAAAAAAGACATGGTTAAACTGGCCGAGCTGGAATTGGGCGTATTGCGTGATAAGATACTTGCCCTCAATGTTGATATGGATATTGTCAGGGGAAAGGAGTCGGTCCTTGCTGGACTTGATAGCGTCTTACATAGTCAGGGGTCTTAA